In one Penaeus monodon isolate SGIC_2016 chromosome 20, NSTDA_Pmon_1, whole genome shotgun sequence genomic region, the following are encoded:
- the LOC119585623 gene encoding serine-rich adhesin for platelets-like (The sequence of the model RefSeq protein was modified relative to this genomic sequence to represent the inferred CDS: added 202 bases not found in genome assembly) — protein sequence MRVMQRIHSMISNNNLDVGPNMREIFFPPPHTVSRPRFVMIRCDGNAKWEIVGVVQKKGPYVTTKSGEQKSKAKPGLPVPQVVDLEEEERLKEKAKEKPDIVILADSENNGEDTGEKEGGAWEGSLPLIASVHSASDASIADLMDLKDTAVSISEALPTRTTKEDVSHEFQKSLVPLEGDKTPSTPEVEAGLQKKQMTIDTSSLKKVKALPDLVPIREPTIEVPSKESIEKTSTDTPISPVGMKTIKINQTSNRIFGDYNIVVTSTPFVQSSRCSPLINVTSASSTLCSPNTVISLPGSAEDSKISHTVTNSNDTTSSPLLVQVENSPVISEEEKLVSPLSTKKINLSSPTSSGSAMFRPRIQVTHGKGINPTLQPRMAATSTVNHRMLYIPVSSSGMSKMVLMPSGSSGPSRMLFMSPPNKTPSSGVVQEGSKMKMVIVPSAGDRGKMVILPSHSIDTNVTGLPLAAASEKNAETEKKFILLPPSQGLNFTGSLDNKTVSIPSIPTNVPEVNLTENVVSNKQQGTSALPEVVEETAAQKPENSDDSDDVVVIGTASNTLTITRVKTSSEPEVSHFAGISTAPSVMIVPSTTSVVSGGGTAQTTVVSSVSTISSTLPQISQAQDCDIIVPAGNKPPVKDCSKELKETEDMVIVKTSLNENQLNALLQNTHKDMLKNAEYPLDSSDVTHMKKDISDGSHQRDLSGLSQDRKDKSDPIPKKELAQDNKDKSLSLKCSSKSHSPQAYLKNTSEVQELESRPVPIKKMGYHWSAVDLSLSFKSVKLEWLLGTIRKNVLVNIFRMSQKTQSPVTLSVKNGSSTSMLYGLARTGLSDNKQPLPILILGSIISAVLSSASTTDNMLFHGNAVKYFIREATGELSSYTYDATGEYLVKLASKKRGHCGEMIGIGEKVPLQKMRESNYASENLLIQSPEKGSHPKKSQEGPKKGNTATQDSAGCSCTASGDFICLGHSTPEMESKSATQQKPVSQPQSPVVVTYSKGAKDDPLSPSKSLGVTSSTDLKSQNSVAEGDCTTVESGVQSCKTLDSYELPIPSVTHSQTGIVISKMETEKLLL from the exons ATGAGAGTGATGCAGAGAATCCATAGCATGATTAGCAACAATAACCTCGATGTGGGACCTAACATGCGGGAAATATTCTTCCCTCCACCACACACTGTCTCACGCCCAAG GTTTGTAATGATTAGGTGTGATGGCAATGCAAA gaaaaagaaggaggggctTGGGAGGGCAGTCTTCCTCTCATAGCCAGTGTTCATAGTGCCTCTGATGCCAGCATTGCTGACCTTATGGACTTGAAGGATACTGCTGTCAGTATAAGTGAAGCCCTTCCTACTAGAACCACAAAGGAGGATGTCTCCCACGAATTTCAGAAGAGTTTGGTGCCTTTGGAAGGAGATAAGACCCCTTCTACACCTGAGGTTGAAGCTGGGCTTCAGAAGAAGCAAATGACCATAGATACAAGCTCTTTGAAGAAAGTTAAGGCTCTTCCAGACCTAGTACCAATAAGAGAACCCACCATAGAAGTTCCTTCTAAAGAGAGCATAGAAAAAACAAGTACAGATACCCCTATTTCTCCAGTTGGAATGAAAACTATCAAAATAAATCAGACTAGCAATCGTATCTTTGGTGATTACAATATTGTTGTTACATCAACTCCCTTTGTTCAGTCCTCAAGATGTTCACCATTGATTAATGTAACATCAGCTTCATCAACATTGTGTTCACCAAATACTGTGATATCTTTGCCAGGTAGTGCAGAGGACTCTAAAATATCTCATACTgtaactaatagtaatgatacaacTTCTTCTCCCTTGCTAGTTCAAGTTGAAAATTCCCCTGTGATCtcggaagaagaaaaattagtaTCACCTCTTAGTACGAAAAAGATTAATctttcatcacccacttcctcaGGAAGTGCAATGTTTCGGCCTCGTATTCAGGTCACTCATGGAAAAGGTATTAACCCAACTTTGCAGCCTAGAATGGCAGCCACAAGTACAGTTAATCATAGAATGTTATATATACCTGTCAGTTCAAGTGGAATGTCAAAAATGGTTCTGATGCCTTCTGGTAGTAGTGGACCATCACGAATGTTATTCATGTCACCTCCCAATAAAACACCATCTTCAGGTGTTGTTCAGGAGGGTAGTAAGATGAAGATGGTAATTGTTCCTTCAGcaggagatagagggaaaatgGTAATCCTCCCTTCTCACAGCATAGACACTAATGTAACAGGATTGCCTCTTGCTGCTGCCtcagaaaaaaatgcagaaacagagaaaaagttcATTTTACTTCCACCTTCTCAGGGACTGAACTTTACGGGATCTTTGGACAATAAGACTGTCAGCATCCCATCCATACCCACAAACGTTCCTGAAGTTAATCTTACTGAAAATGTAGTGAGTAATAAGCAGCAAGGTACATCTGCTCTACCAGAGGTAGTTGAAGAAACAGCAGCTCAAAAACCTGAGAACAGTGATGATTCTGATGATGTAGTAGTCATTGGGACAGCTTCAAATACTCTTACTATAACAAGAGTTAAAACTTCATCAGAGCCAGAAGTTTCACATTTTGCAGGGATTTCCACTGCACCTTCTGTAATGATTGTACCATCCACTACATCAGTAGTCTCTGGTGGTGGAACTGCACAGACAACAGTGGTTTCCTCAGTTTCCACTATCTCAAGCACACTACCTCAGATTTCCCAGGCACAAGATTGTGATATTATTGTTCCTGCAGGTAACAAGCCACCTGTAAAAGATTGCAGTAAGGAGttaaaagaaacagaagataTGGTAATAGTTAAAACATCCCTTAATGAAAACCAACTTAATGCATTGCTTCAGAACACACATAAAGACATGCTGAAAAATGCTGAATATCCCCTTGACAGCTCAGATGTTACACACATGAAAAAGGACATATCAGATGGTAGTCACCAGAGGGATTTGTCAGGTCTAAGCCAGGACAGAAAGGATAAATCCGATCCGATCCCAAAGAAAGAATTGGCACAAGACAATAAAGATAAATCATTATCTCTAAAATGTAGTTCAAAGTCTCATTCTCCTCAAGCATATCTAAAAAATACATCTGAAGTTCAAGAGTTAGAAAGTCGTCCTGTTCCTATAAAAAAGATGGGTTATCATTGGAGTGCAGTTGATTTGTCTCTCAGTTTTAAAAGTGTGAAGTTGGAATGGCTTCTTGGCACAATCCGAAAAAATGTACTTGTCAATATCTTCAGAATGTCACAGAAAACTCAGTCCCCTGTTACCTTAAGTGTAAAGAATGGAAGCTCAACATCAATGTTATATGGGTTAGCAAGAACAGGTCTTTCAGATAATAAGCAACCTTTACCCATCCTCATTCTGGGGTCCATTATATCTGCTGTATTGAGCTCAGCATCCACAACAGATAATATGCTGTTCCATGGAAATGCAGTCAAATATTTTATCCGGGAAGCCACAGGAGAGCTTTCCTCATATACTTATGATGCCACTGGAGAATATCTTGTCAAATTAGCATCAAAGAAGAGAGGACATTGTGGAGAAATGATTGGTATAGGAGAAAAAGTCCCACTTCAAAAGATGAGAGAATCTAACTATGCTTCAGAGAACTTGCTTATCCAGTCCCCTGAGAAGGGCAGCCACCCAAAAAAATCGCAAGAGGGCCCAAAGAAAGGAAATACTGCAACACAAGACAGTGCTGGTTGCAGTTGTACTGCAAGTGGAGACTTTATTTGCCTTGGTCATAGCACGCCAGAGATGGAATCAAAATCAGCAACTCAGCAGAAGCCAGTATCTCAACCACAGTCACCAGTTGTAGTAACTTACAGTAAAGGAGCAAAAGATGATCCTCTTTCCCCATCAAAATCATTGGGTGTGACTTCAAGTACAGATTTAAAGAGTCAGAATTCCGTAGCAGAAGGAGACTGTACAACTGTTGAATCAGGTGTTCAGAGTTGTAAAACTTTAGATTCTTATGAATTACCAATACCATCTGTTACTCATTCTCAGACTGGTATAGTTATCAGCAAAATGGAAACTGAAAAACTTCTTCTGTAG
- the LOC119585624 gene encoding uncharacterized protein LOC119585624 isoform X2, producing MKDHVQRDDKTSATGPVAVKEKDEAHTVYQSTPNPGNEGRLTSTEADEAEDVDVDIEGESEQGSSMLMQLRQQVASQTITVNKMKGTYNTPGDIARRLLSVSETGRRTGIKRKTDLRDHKYERPCPRSKKKMHQNRPLPVVKGITEQEPRPGPSGIKQPVRPKQSTPTVLLKKKDPLRIQKRFSEIEGIGDERSAVVHNELERMRRRLMGRLFKNLQYWALYTPDQSSADVVPVPKVAVLSIAIKVCKEVKEEEVRLTAQEEEVRAERSMLIKRLASTIADQGEDTKMYWKQWVKTNMKYPVARIVFEKNWKPSEVDKDAISNSSTESSLDLDLDDGSPLSAPSSPHHSGESLFAALEAKTASVTQTSQVRRKKIIRPGRKPDARVKKTVNVSQKLILDSRLQGLNISSEAAGAIPTSILLMAGTSSRGRKIVRKEDVNFVPS from the exons ATGAAGGACCATGTGCAAAGAGATGATAAAACTAGTGCCACAGGTCCAGTGGctgtgaaagaaaaagatgaagctCATACAGTGTATCAAAGCACACCAAATCCGGGGAATGAAGGGCGATTGACTAGTACTGAAGCTGATGAAGCAGAGGATGTTGATGTTGACATCGAAGGAGAATCTGAACAAGGATCTTCCATGCTGATGCAGCTAAGACAGCAAGTTGCCTCACAAACCATTACAG tgAACAAGATGAAAGGTACCTACAACACCCCAGGAGATATTGCCAGGCGCCTCCTGTCAGTGAGCGAAACTGGTAGACGTACTGGGATCAAAAGGAAAACAG ACTTGCGTGACCATAAGTATGAGCGGCCATGTCCACGTTCCAAGAAGAAGATGCATCAGAATAGA CCACTTCCTGTTGTGAAAGGGATAACAGAGCAAGAACCACGTCCAGGACCATCAGGGATTAAGCAGCCAGTGAGGCCAAAACAGAGCACTCCCACTGTTTTGCTCAAGAAAAAGGATCCCCTCCGTATTCAGAAAAGg TTTTCAGAGATAGAAGGAATTGGTGATGAACGCAGTGCTGTGGTACACAATGAgctagaaagaatgagaagaaggctCATGGGCAGGCTTTTCAAGAACCTCCAGTATTGGGCCTTATACACACCAGATCAGTCATCTGCTGATGTGGTTCCTGTACCCAAGGTGGCTGTCTTAAGCATT GCTATTAAGGTTTGcaaagaagtgaaggaagaggaagtgcgtTTGACTGCTCAAGAAGAGGAAGTTAGAGCTGAAAGGAGTATGTTGATCAAAAGACTGGCATCAACAATTGCAG ATCAAGGTGAAGATACCAAAATGTACTGGAAACAATGGGTCAAGACAAACATGAAGTATCCTGTTGCTAGAATT GTATTTGAAAAGAACTGGAAGCCATCAGAGGTAGATAAAGATGCAATAAGCAATTCTTCAACT GAGTCGAGTCTGGACTTGGACCTGGATGATGGGAGCCCACTttctgccccttcctctcctcatcattCAGGAGAGAGCTTGTTTGCTGCTCTGGAAGCCAAGACTGCTTCTGTGACACAGACTTCCcaagtaagaaggaaaaagataatcaGGCCAGGAAGGAAGCCAGATGCAAGGGTTAAGAAGACTGTTAATGTGTCTCAAAAACTTATTCTAGATAGTCGGCTTCAGGGTCTGAATATTAGCTCGGAGGCTGCTGGTGCCATTCCCACAAGTATACTCCTTATGGCAGGGACAAGCTCACGTGGGAGAAAGATAGTTCGTAAGGAAGATGTCAATTTTGTGCCTTCATAA
- the LOC119585624 gene encoding uncharacterized protein LOC119585624 isoform X1 has protein sequence MKDHVQRDDKTSATGPVAVKEKDEAHTVYQSTPNPGNEGRLTSTEADEAEDVDVDIEGESEQGSSMLMQLRQQVASQTITVNKMKGTYNTPGDIARRLLSVSETGRRTGIKRKTADLRDHKYERPCPRSKKKMHQNRPLPVVKGITEQEPRPGPSGIKQPVRPKQSTPTVLLKKKDPLRIQKRFSEIEGIGDERSAVVHNELERMRRRLMGRLFKNLQYWALYTPDQSSADVVPVPKVAVLSIAIKVCKEVKEEEVRLTAQEEEVRAERSMLIKRLASTIADQGEDTKMYWKQWVKTNMKYPVARIVFEKNWKPSEVDKDAISNSSTESSLDLDLDDGSPLSAPSSPHHSGESLFAALEAKTASVTQTSQVRRKKIIRPGRKPDARVKKTVNVSQKLILDSRLQGLNISSEAAGAIPTSILLMAGTSSRGRKIVRKEDVNFVPS, from the exons ATGAAGGACCATGTGCAAAGAGATGATAAAACTAGTGCCACAGGTCCAGTGGctgtgaaagaaaaagatgaagctCATACAGTGTATCAAAGCACACCAAATCCGGGGAATGAAGGGCGATTGACTAGTACTGAAGCTGATGAAGCAGAGGATGTTGATGTTGACATCGAAGGAGAATCTGAACAAGGATCTTCCATGCTGATGCAGCTAAGACAGCAAGTTGCCTCACAAACCATTACAG tgAACAAGATGAAAGGTACCTACAACACCCCAGGAGATATTGCCAGGCGCCTCCTGTCAGTGAGCGAAACTGGTAGACGTACTGGGATCAAAAGGAAAACAG CAGACTTGCGTGACCATAAGTATGAGCGGCCATGTCCACGTTCCAAGAAGAAGATGCATCAGAATAGA CCACTTCCTGTTGTGAAAGGGATAACAGAGCAAGAACCACGTCCAGGACCATCAGGGATTAAGCAGCCAGTGAGGCCAAAACAGAGCACTCCCACTGTTTTGCTCAAGAAAAAGGATCCCCTCCGTATTCAGAAAAGg TTTTCAGAGATAGAAGGAATTGGTGATGAACGCAGTGCTGTGGTACACAATGAgctagaaagaatgagaagaaggctCATGGGCAGGCTTTTCAAGAACCTCCAGTATTGGGCCTTATACACACCAGATCAGTCATCTGCTGATGTGGTTCCTGTACCCAAGGTGGCTGTCTTAAGCATT GCTATTAAGGTTTGcaaagaagtgaaggaagaggaagtgcgtTTGACTGCTCAAGAAGAGGAAGTTAGAGCTGAAAGGAGTATGTTGATCAAAAGACTGGCATCAACAATTGCAG ATCAAGGTGAAGATACCAAAATGTACTGGAAACAATGGGTCAAGACAAACATGAAGTATCCTGTTGCTAGAATT GTATTTGAAAAGAACTGGAAGCCATCAGAGGTAGATAAAGATGCAATAAGCAATTCTTCAACT GAGTCGAGTCTGGACTTGGACCTGGATGATGGGAGCCCACTttctgccccttcctctcctcatcattCAGGAGAGAGCTTGTTTGCTGCTCTGGAAGCCAAGACTGCTTCTGTGACACAGACTTCCcaagtaagaaggaaaaagataatcaGGCCAGGAAGGAAGCCAGATGCAAGGGTTAAGAAGACTGTTAATGTGTCTCAAAAACTTATTCTAGATAGTCGGCTTCAGGGTCTGAATATTAGCTCGGAGGCTGCTGGTGCCATTCCCACAAGTATACTCCTTATGGCAGGGACAAGCTCACGTGGGAGAAAGATAGTTCGTAAGGAAGATGTCAATTTTGTGCCTTCATAA
- the LOC119585910 gene encoding uncharacterized protein LOC119585910: protein MHISVYSIFADEQISVQSSVGAEGEHVDIVDGFSFVSFNSLEELNTYTQKQRGKLDKRHCPWLKRKLKRRKKLLKAKKKGTEEVKNSNEEKGDPSISSEHSQESSSLNISGAFSSNDLDTYLNNNAHLNISYAIPKCKTTEEGVTRLGEGELLEDVKRAELPVNFPNPVPSESQPSDTGNNGGSLPTGEMESLSHDQIHYEEVNAIDILYPKEKYKYYYNKDLCKETKADGSNVFVRRAGKLVPLTSVFKSQRTSMTESKSKKTVELVYVYDGGKLLTLGGSLTKIKPIKLRLSPC, encoded by the exons ATGCATATTTCCGTGTATTCAATTTTTGCCGATGAACAGATCAGTGTGCAAAGTAGTGTTGGTGCAGAAGGTGAGCATGTGGATATTGTGGAtggcttttcctttgtttcttttaataGTTTGGAGGAgctgaatacatatacacagaaacagagGGGGAAGTTAGATAAGAGACACTGTCCATGGTTGAAAAGGAagttgaagaggagaaagaaactaTTGAAGGCCAAGAAGAAAGGAACGGAAGAAGTGAAGAattcaaatgaagaaaaaggagacccAAGCATATCTAGTGAACATTCCCAAGAAAGTAGTAGTCTTAACATTTCTGGAGCATTTTCAAG caATGATTTGGATACTTACCTGAACAACAATGCACATCTCAATATAAGCTATGCCATACCAAAGTGCAA AACGACAGAGGAGGGAGTCACTAGACTTGGGGAGGGTGAACTGCTAGAAGATGTTAAACGAGCAGAGCTCCCAGTGAACTTTCCCAACCCAGTGCCAAGTGAGAGCCAACCCAGTGATACAGGCAACAATGGAGGAAGTCTACCCACAGGAGAGATGGAATCATTGTCACATGACCAGATACATTATGAAGAAGTTAATGCTATTGATATCTTATATCCAAAAGAaaagtataagtattattataacaaaGATTTATGTAAAGAAACGAAAGCAGATGGGTCAAATGTATTTGTTCGGAGAGCTGGAAAGTTGGTCCCTCTCACAAGTGTGTTCAAGAGTCAGAGAACATCTATGACTGAATCCAAAAGCAAGAAAACAGTAGAgcttgtgtatgtttatgatgGAGGGAAGCTTCTCACACTTGGTGGATCTCTCACAAAAATTAAACCCATCAAACTCAGACTCAGTCCGTGCTAG